From a single Pleurodeles waltl isolate 20211129_DDA chromosome 10, aPleWal1.hap1.20221129, whole genome shotgun sequence genomic region:
- the LOC138260972 gene encoding vacuolar fusion protein MON1 homolog B-like encodes MEALDPAPENGADVELHPSPNGRDPHAVGVNRDLLIVEAHSAQPKTAQKDPWSPLLNGQESELGTPQPEVSEGTTATDDGAALEDWPQESDINGTVGHTGLQEEDGGDLLFQNRGLVGALTEDTVTSNHRPWETATEIILKQSNPPGDTDTEGVIKDSEDILTLHNHRPEDNALEQTVTQNHRSEDTSIERLLEGIKESLTLHDRIPEDSAFKDTLTQNHSSGQASLPHRPDDDNTEITSPSQGVMEEAGIVCKDNEQGSTETSLTLQTDETDEGGTESISVHSSPPTNNGFEIPHSHIPPESDTVCQLTYNNHKLQTDVTQDTLVPHQLEIANPATESSAHKDASLQGIHIPSCEDSTEDQKEPTLEAKMATEDSVCQALHQVKQQDVEEYSDKDFTDSASTDNTLEDSSEFTSSPLRDSMAQDSAIPSLIHKDEDVTADGWRGRRKHVFVLSEAGKPIYSRYGNEEALSSTMGVMMALVSFVQSSSNVIRSIYSGDHKVVFVQKGPLVLVSVSRTLQSEDQLRRELHYVYYQIISMLTQASIRRIFEHKKNYDLRRLLTGSEKILDSLLNLVETDASYLLGAVQCLPLASSVRDSLNAILLKAITPNLVFSILLANSQLVTIVQEKAVIEDCRLEPTDLLLLLNLIRASSAFQAGEIWTPICLPRFNPDGYFYAYISYLDPECTVCLILLSTDKESFYSVSDCKKRIDENLRTQNLLQVISAARQSHSYSASLVGVSDLRHFMYKPLDIPENYKQLTQFTSPEAEGPYSDEEERQRLFDLYRYLHSRIHSTSRPLKLIYHVAEKETLLAWVTSKFELYTSYSPLVTKAGAINVITKLLRWIKKEEDRLFIRYPPKYSTTPAPGKGSKSTRGGVDRTDASENGFFSGL; translated from the exons ATGGAAGCTCTTGACCCCGCTCCTGAAAATGGAGCAGACGTGGAATTGCATCCTAGCCCTAATGGGAGGGACCCTCACGCAGTCG GTGTCAATAGAGATCTTCTCATTGTAGAGGCACACAGCGCACAACCTAAGACAGCCCAGAAGGACCCCTGGAGCCCACTGCTCAATGGCCAAGAGAGTGAGTTGGGGACACCCCAGCCCGAGGTGTCCGAGGGAACCACAGCCACAGATGATGGGGCAGCTCTTGAAGACTGGCCACAAGAGTCAGACATTAACGGTACCGTGGGTCACACTGGCCTCCAGGAAGAGGATGGTGGGGATTTACTGTTCCAAAATCGGGGGCTGGTGGGCGCTCTCACAGAGGACACCGTAACATCAAATCACAGGCCTTGGGAAACTGCCACTGAAATTATATTAAAACAAAGCAACCCACCTGGGGACACTGACACCGAAGGGGTCATCAAAGACAGTGAGGATATCTTAACTCTGCATAACCATAGACCTGAGGACAACGCTCTCGAACAGACTGTAACACAAAACCACAGATCTGAAGACACCAGCATTGAAAGACTTCTTGAAGGCATTAAAGAGTCCTTGACTCTGCATGACCGCATCCCAGAGGACAGTGCTTTCAAAGACACCCTAACCCAAAATCACAGCTCTGGTCAAGCATCTTTGCCTCACAGACCTGACGATGATAATACAGAGATCACCTCGCCAAGTCAAGGTGTCATGGAGGAAGCTGGGATAGTGTGTAAAGATAATGAACAAGGTAGCACCGAGACATCTCTGACACTCCAGACTGACGAGACCGATGAGGGGGGGACTGAGAGCATTTCTGTACACAGCTCCCCTCCTACAAACAATGGCTTTGAAATACCCCATTCTCACATACCCCCAGAATCTGACACTGTGTGCCAGTTAACTTACAATAATCACAAACTTCAGACTGATGTCACCCAGGACACCCTGGTACCTCATCAGCTGGAGATAGCTAATCCTGCCACAGAGAGCAGTGCCCACAAGGATGCATCATTGCAAGGGATCCACATCCCCAGCTGTGAGGACAGCACTGAAGATCAGAAGGAGCCAACACTCGAAGCGAAGATGGCAACTGAGGACTCTGTGTGCCAAGCCCTCCATCAGGTCAAGCAGCAGGATGTGGAAGAATATAGTGACAAAGACTTCACAGACTCTGCGTCTACAGACAACACGCTGGAGGACTCCTCAGAGTTCACCAGCAGCCCTCTCAGGGATAGCATGGCACAGGACTCTGCCATCCCATCGCTGATCCACAAGGATGAAGATGTCACTGCCGATGGCTGGCGGGGCCGGCGCAAGCATGTCTTTGTTCTTAGCGAGGCAGGGAAGCCAATCTACTCACGTTATGGAAatgaagaggccctctcctccacgaTGGGTGTCATGATGGCCCTAGTAAGCTTTGTGCAGAGTAGCAGCAATGTTATCCGCTCAATCTACTCAG GTGACCACAAAGTCGTGTTTGTGCAGAAGGGCCCGCTGGTGTTGGTGTCTGTCTCGCGCACCCTGCAGTCAGAAGACCAGCTGCGGAGGGAACTTCACTACGTCTACTACCAGATTATCAGCATGCTGACACAAGCCAGCATAAGGCGTATCTTTGAGCACAAGAAAAACTATGACCTGCGTCGGCTGTTGACTGGCTCTGAGAAGATTTTGGACAGCCTTCTCAACCTGGTGGAGACAGATGCAAGCTATCTGCTGGGGGCAGTACAGTGCCTACCCCTTGCATCCTCTGTGCGTGACTCCTTGAATGCCATACTGCTGAAGGCCATCACACCCAACCTGGTCTTCTCCATCCTGCTCGCAAACAGCCAGCTGGTCACCATTGTCCAGGAGAAGGCTGTGATTGAGGACTGCAGACTGGAACCCACTGACCTGCTCCTCCTACTCAACCTCATCCGTGCCTCCTCTGCCTTCCAGGCTGGCGAGATCTGGACACCCATCTGCCTGCCTCGGTTTAACCCAGATGGCTATTTCTATGCTTACATATCTTACCTAGACCCTGAGTGCACAGTCTGCCTGATTCTGCTCTCCACCGACAAGGAGTCATTTTACTCAGTGTCAGACTGCAAGAAACGCATTGACGAGAACTTAAGGACTCAGAACCTGCTGCAAGTCATCTCAGCAGCTCGGCAGAGCCATTCGTACAGTGCTTCCTTGGTAGGGGTCTCCGACCTTAGACACTTCATGTACAAACCACTGGACATCCCAGAGAACTATAAGCAGCTCACTCAGTTTACAAG tcCTGAGGCAGAAGGGCCATACTCTGACGAGGAGGAGAGACAGCGGCTGTTTGACCTCTACCGCTACTTGCACAGTCGCATCCACAGCACCTCGCGACCTCTGAAGCTCATCTACCATGTTGCAGAGAAGGAGACACTGCTTGCGTGG